ATCGGGGCCGAGCGGCGCGGTGCGCATCTGCCAGCGCTGGTCGAGCGTGCCGATGCCGACGAGGTCGACCGGGTGCGGCGAGCCTTCGGCCAGATGCTCCGCCGCGGCGGGGTGACGGATCGCGACGCGCGCATCCTCCCCCACGATATGCGCGCCCAGCAGCGTGCGCGCGGCGGCGTTCGCCAGCATCACGCGCCCGCCGCTCATCAGCAGGACGGGCTCGCCGATCGCCTCCAGCACCGCGTCGACGGGCACGTCGGGCCGCTCGGTCGCGGTGGCGGCGGGGGCGGCCGCGCGCTCCTCGGGCGTGGTGGCGACGATCGCGACGAGCGCGGCGAGCCCGGCGAGGGTGGCGAGCGCCGTCTGCCCGTCGTATCCGGACAGCGCGTAGACGACCGCGGCGGTGGCGGCGGCCACGGCGAGGGCAAGCCAGGTGCGGAGCGAAATCTCGTCGATCACGCGCGCAGCGATAGCCGAGCGCGCGGGACGGCGTTAGCACATTCGAAGGGGGCTGCGGGTTAGCGTGCGGCATGGACGACGATCAGCCCAGCCCCGCCGACGAGAGCAGCGCCGCGCCGCCGACGCGCCGCGCGCTGATGCTGGGCGCGGTCGGCGCGGCATCGGTGCTGTCGATCCGCCCCGCGCTGGCGCAGGCGACCGGATCGATCCTGATGTGCGACATTCCCGTGCCCGATGCGGGACATGCCGGGTCGCAGATCGCGGCGGACGGCACGCTGGTCCCCGCCGGGACGAAGGGCGCGTATCCGCCGCCGTCGCGCCCGCTGAAGGGCGAGGACGTCCGCACCGCGCTGCGCGGCGGGGGCACCCTGCCGGGATATGATGACGATCGCAGCCGCGCGTATCTGAAATACGTGTCGCGGTTGCAGCGCGGGTCGGCGGGGTTCACCTGCTTCGCCTCGATCCAGATGCTGCGGAAGTAGCGCGTCATGGCCAAAGCGACGCGCTACTGCGCGCCGCCCGATACGCTGGTGCTGCGGCCGCTCGACGAGCTGAGCGCGGTCTATCACCGCGCGTCGGGCACGACGCACGTGCTCGCCTCGCCCGCGCCCGAGATCCTGTCCGCGCTGCGTGAGCCGATGTCCGCGCAGGCGCTCATGCTGGTGCTGGCGATCCGCTACGACCTGGCGGCGGCGGATCCCGCGGCGCTGGCGGCGCGGCTGGAGGAACTGGTCGCGGCCGGGCTGGTGGAGGCGGCGTGAGGCACGCCCTTTCCCTGCGCGTCGGGCCGATCGGCTTCCGCATCGGCAGCGAATGGTCCGCCCCCGTGGCGCAGCTGGCGTCGCTGTACGCCGGTTATCCCGCGGCGGAGGTGGCGGAGGCGACGGTGCGGCTGGCGCCGCCGCGGCCGTGGCGGCGGATGCTGCGCCCGACGGTGGCGCTGGCGGGCGACCATATGCTGCCGGATGCTGCGCCGCTGCCGCTCGCGCACGCTGTGCTGGCGGCGGAGATGGCGATGAACCTGCAGGTCGCGCTGGGGCACCGCCGCCACCTGCTGCTCCACGCCTCCGCGGTCGAACGCGACGGGCGCGCGATCGTGATGACCGGCGAATCCGGCGCGGGCAAGTCGACGCTGGCGACGCTGCTGGGCGCGCGCGGCTGGCGTTTCATGGGCGACGAGTTCGTGCTGCTCGATCTGGCCACGGGTTGGGTCCACGCCTTCCCGCGGCTGGTCAGCCTGAAGAACGAGGCGATCGCGGAGGTCGCCGCGCAGGTGCCCGGCGCACGTTTCGGCCCGCTGCTGACGGGGACGCCCAAGGGGACGATCCGGCACCTGGTCCCCGATGCCGCGGCGGTGGCGGCGATGGATGTCCCCGCGATGCCCGCGCTGCTGCTGTTTCCGCGCTACGGCGCGGCGGCGGGGGTGCGCGGCGTCGGCGCGGGCGAGGCGTTCGTGCGACTGACGCAGGCCTCCACCAATTACGTCGCGCTGGGGGAGGCGGGGTTCGACGTGCTGACCCGCTTCGCGCGCGATGTGCCGCGCGTCGCGATCGATTATCCCGATACGCAGGCCGCGCTGGCGCAGGTGGAGGCATTGTGGCGGGCGCTGTGATGCTGGCGCGCCTGCTGCGCACGCCTGCGCTCGCCGAAACGCTCGCTCCGCATCAATGGACCGGCGTGCTGTCCGCCGCGCGCGCGGAGCAGTTGCTCGGCGCGCTGGCGTATCGCCTGACGGGCATGGACCTGCCCGCGGCGGCGACGACGATCCTGAACGACGCCCGCGCGCTGGCGCTGGAGACGCGGCGCGGGGCGTTGTGGGAGGCGGAGGTGGTGCGTCGCGCGCTGGCGCCGCTGGACGTGCCGCTGCTGCTGCTGAAGGGGACGGCGTTCGCCGCGGCGGGACTGTCCGCGGGGCAGGGGCGGATGATCGGCGACCTCGACCTGCTGGTCCCGCGCGACGCGCTGGAGGCGGTGGAGGCGGCGCTGCTGGCGGCGGGGTGGGAGTGGGCGAAGGCGGAGCGCTACGACCAGCTCTATTACCGCCGCTGGATGCACGAGCTGCCGCCGCTGATCCACCGCGACCGCGACCGCGCGCTGGACGTGCATCACACGATCCTGCCGCCGACCGCGCGCATCACGCCGGATGCCGCCGCGATCGTCGCCGCGGCGGTGCCGCTGGGGAACGGGCTGTCGGTGCCGTGCGCGGAGGACATGATCGTCCACGCCGCGCTGCACCTGCTCGCGGACGGCGACCTGTCCGGGGGATTGCGCAACCTGTGGGACATCGACCGGCTGCTCCACGATCATGCCACGCCGGATTTCTGGCGCTCGCTGGCGGCGCGGGCGGTGCTCCACGGCGCGACCGTGCCCGTCGCGCGCGCACTTCGGCTGGCGGCGGCGCTGTTCGGCACGGCGGTGCCCGATGCGCGCGCCAGGCGGGGCGACGCGTGGTTCGTCCGGCGGCTGCTGGCGCGCGACGGCTGGGGGCGGGAGACGCGACCGATGACGCGGCTGGCGTTCTACCTTCGCTCGCACTGGATCCGGATGCCGGCGCCGCTGCTGGCGCGGCACCTGGCGGTCAAAACGTGGGTGCGCGTCGTCCCCGCCAGATCCTGACCACGACCAGCACCCCGATGATGACGGCGGTGTCCGCGATCCAGTCCATCACGTCGCAGTCGCGGTGGATCGACGGGATCGACTGGAACACCTCGATCAGCGCACCCAGGAACG
The sequence above is drawn from the Sphingomonas adhaesiva genome and encodes:
- a CDS encoding HprK-related kinase A, which gives rise to MRHALSLRVGPIGFRIGSEWSAPVAQLASLYAGYPAAEVAEATVRLAPPRPWRRMLRPTVALAGDHMLPDAAPLPLAHAVLAAEMAMNLQVALGHRRHLLLHASAVERDGRAIVMTGESGAGKSTLATLLGARGWRFMGDEFVLLDLATGWVHAFPRLVSLKNEAIAEVAAQVPGARFGPLLTGTPKGTIRHLVPDAAAVAAMDVPAMPALLLFPRYGAAAGVRGVGAGEAFVRLTQASTNYVALGEAGFDVLTRFARDVPRVAIDYPDTQAALAQVEALWRAL
- a CDS encoding nucleotidyltransferase family protein → MAGAVMLARLLRTPALAETLAPHQWTGVLSAARAEQLLGALAYRLTGMDLPAAATTILNDARALALETRRGALWEAEVVRRALAPLDVPLLLLKGTAFAAAGLSAGQGRMIGDLDLLVPRDALEAVEAALLAAGWEWAKAERYDQLYYRRWMHELPPLIHRDRDRALDVHHTILPPTARITPDAAAIVAAAVPLGNGLSVPCAEDMIVHAALHLLADGDLSGGLRNLWDIDRLLHDHATPDFWRSLAARAVLHGATVPVARALRLAAALFGTAVPDARARRGDAWFVRRLLARDGWGRETRPMTRLAFYLRSHWIRMPAPLLARHLAVKTWVRVVPARS
- a CDS encoding HPr-rel-A system PqqD family peptide chaperone translates to MAKATRYCAPPDTLVLRPLDELSAVYHRASGTTHVLASPAPEILSALREPMSAQALMLVLAIRYDLAAADPAALAARLEELVAAGLVEAA